A stretch of the Clostridium fungisolvens genome encodes the following:
- a CDS encoding Ger(x)C family spore germination protein — MKRLSTVVVVIFFSCLSLLGCTKDSREIDNQVYSLVIGCDKGICNKMRVTVQFPVYKTASNGNSGNDKNSNGSSQGVSNNGNTLFETVEAPSVLEALNLLGSATTRRISLVHTKTIIISEAVAKEGVEDYLAPISRFRETRRIMQVVICRGSAEEFIKNNNTLIGESTAKAMELASTQANYSGYFPEQTFQEFYTGVISPYKQSYAVYAGLNEFKKLQPLDKSGSLPLDSNEIFSSMLKTQYNRPPGEMPRSGNRKIEFMGVAIFNGSKMVGTLNAYETRYLLMVSGKFQRGFFTLEDEQSKGEAIVVDMRLGRRPKISTHFADGIPIINVKLNIEADIGAIQSRIPYEDLDKIEELNQTIEQLIQRGVSDVIRKTQQEYNTDVFGFGKKVARSFFTVTEFEEYNWLKHYKDAKINVEVDANVRRTGIMFKSSPIRNNEDTITSEGD; from the coding sequence ATGAAGAGACTTAGTACAGTTGTAGTAGTAATTTTTTTTAGTTGTTTATCTCTATTAGGTTGTACAAAAGATAGTAGGGAAATAGATAATCAGGTATATTCACTGGTAATTGGGTGTGATAAAGGTATTTGTAATAAGATGAGAGTTACTGTTCAGTTCCCGGTGTATAAGACAGCTAGTAATGGTAACTCTGGAAATGATAAAAACAGCAATGGTTCTTCACAAGGTGTATCTAATAACGGTAATACATTATTTGAGACTGTAGAAGCTCCATCGGTTCTAGAGGCGCTAAACCTCTTAGGTAGCGCGACAACCAGAAGAATATCTCTTGTACATACTAAAACTATAATTATTTCTGAAGCAGTAGCAAAAGAAGGGGTTGAAGATTATTTAGCACCAATTTCAAGATTTAGAGAAACAAGAAGAATAATGCAGGTTGTCATATGCAGAGGAAGCGCCGAAGAATTTATTAAAAACAACAACACATTGATAGGTGAAAGTACAGCAAAAGCCATGGAACTCGCATCTACTCAAGCAAACTATTCAGGCTACTTTCCAGAGCAAACGTTTCAGGAGTTTTACACTGGTGTAATTTCTCCGTATAAACAATCCTATGCTGTTTATGCTGGCCTAAATGAATTTAAGAAATTACAACCGTTGGATAAAAGTGGTTCGTTGCCTTTAGATTCTAATGAAATATTTTCATCTATGCTAAAAACTCAATACAATAGGCCACCGGGAGAAATGCCTAGAAGTGGAAATAGAAAGATAGAATTTATGGGAGTGGCAATTTTTAATGGAAGTAAGATGGTTGGGACTTTAAATGCCTATGAAACTAGATACTTACTTATGGTATCGGGGAAGTTTCAAAGAGGCTTTTTTACATTGGAGGATGAACAAAGTAAGGGAGAGGCTATTGTAGTTGATATGCGCTTAGGCCGGAGACCAAAAATCTCTACGCATTTTGCAGATGGTATTCCCATAATTAATGTAAAGCTGAATATTGAAGCAGATATAGGAGCTATTCAAAGCAGAATACCTTATGAAGATTTAGATAAGATTGAAGAATTAAATCAAACAATAGAGCAACTTATACAGAGAGGAGTTTCAGATGTAATAAGGAAAACTCAGCAAGAATACAATACTGACGTCTTCGGATTTGGGAAAAAGGTCGCTAGAAGTTTTTTTACTGTTACAGAATTTGAAGAATATAATTGGTTGAAACATTATAAAGATGCAAAAATAAATGTTGAAGTTGATGCTAATGTGAGAAGAACGGGAATAATGTTTAAGTCCTCACCTATAAGAAATAACGAAGACACAATAACATCAGAAGGAGATTAA
- a CDS encoding GerAB/ArcD/ProY family transporter — protein sequence MIKEGKFGIRESVTLTTVVLTSKVFYTSISVLFKEASTAAWYTTLISCLVSMILFTIVCLLMKRYPNKNLVQIFDIVTGKFIGKILSLIFCAYFIFYSGATIREFVEMVISYVLPNTQPSVIITVLLLIVVAYAYVGIEGIARMSYVGFFCMIIGLITILILPYKFYDINNLIPIGGYGVKKTFTVGLWRSSAYSEVIFLAFLANCLYGTEHLKKVGLISLMLSGIIISMGTVCSLMAFEYSQGGENLSSLFQLSRIIFISRFIQRIESIFIFIWVIASIINVSVTFYVAISIFCKAFNVPNHRPCLFSFAYFTFMVTLIPKNISEASEIYIKSIRQYSLLITYFIPILVLLISVVRGNKGGKLTNEET from the coding sequence ATGATAAAGGAAGGTAAATTTGGAATAAGGGAATCAGTGACTCTTACTACTGTAGTTTTAACTTCTAAGGTTTTTTACACTAGCATAAGTGTATTATTTAAAGAAGCAAGTACAGCTGCATGGTATACAACATTGATTTCATGCTTGGTTAGTATGATATTGTTCACTATTGTTTGTTTACTAATGAAGAGATATCCAAATAAGAATCTTGTTCAAATATTTGATATAGTTACAGGAAAGTTCATTGGTAAAATTCTATCACTTATATTTTGTGCTTACTTCATTTTTTATTCAGGTGCAACTATAAGAGAGTTTGTAGAAATGGTAATATCCTATGTTTTGCCAAATACTCAGCCCAGCGTGATTATAACAGTGCTTTTATTAATTGTTGTTGCATATGCCTATGTTGGTATAGAAGGAATTGCAAGAATGTCATATGTAGGATTTTTCTGTATGATTATAGGCTTAATAACAATACTTATATTACCATATAAATTTTACGATATAAACAATCTTATTCCAATAGGGGGATACGGAGTAAAAAAGACGTTTACTGTAGGACTTTGGAGGTCATCAGCATATAGTGAAGTGATTTTTCTTGCATTTTTAGCTAATTGTCTTTATGGAACTGAGCATTTAAAAAAAGTAGGCTTAATAAGCTTAATGTTATCGGGAATTATTATAAGTATGGGTACTGTATGCTCATTAATGGCATTCGAATATTCACAAGGAGGAGAAAATCTGTCATCACTCTTTCAGCTTTCAAGAATAATTTTTATAAGCAGATTTATTCAAAGAATAGAAAGTATATTTATATTTATTTGGGTAATTGCTTCTATAATCAATGTTTCAGTGACGTTTTATGTAGCTATAAGTATCTTTTGTAAGGCATTTAATGTTCCTAATCACAGGCCTTGTTTATTTTCTTTTGCATACTTTACTTTTATGGTCACACTGATACCGAAGAATATAAGTGAAGCTTCTGAGATTTATATTAAATCTATTAGACAATACAGTCTTTTAATTACTTACTTTATACCAATATTAGTGTTATTGATTTCCGTAGTTCGCGGTAATAAAGGAGGTAAGCTTACAAATGAAGAGACTTAG